In Thermobaculum terrenum ATCC BAA-798, one genomic interval encodes:
- a CDS encoding uracil-DNA glycosylase family protein, giving the protein MDALARLHSEILACRRCELEGLLPHPRPVAYGHMGARVMVIGQAPGVRTMIAGRPFSGPGGKLLRGWIARAGIPLEEQDRRVYFTSLTRCYPGKAPKGKGDRKPSAREVELCSPFLQREIELIDPVLVLLVGSMAIERFLGRMPLAEAVGQLFSRDGRWWLPLPHPSGVSRWLNHPEHRALVEEALERMRELLSSLGL; this is encoded by the coding sequence ATGGATGCACTGGCTCGGCTGCACTCCGAGATCCTGGCCTGCAGGCGCTGCGAGCTCGAGGGGCTGCTGCCCCACCCTCGGCCGGTGGCTTATGGCCACATGGGAGCACGCGTGATGGTCATAGGGCAGGCCCCGGGGGTGCGCACGATGATCGCCGGGAGGCCGTTCTCCGGCCCTGGGGGTAAGCTACTGCGCGGCTGGATAGCCAGGGCCGGCATACCGCTGGAGGAGCAGGACAGGCGGGTGTACTTCACCTCCCTTACTCGCTGCTACCCCGGGAAGGCCCCCAAAGGCAAGGGCGACAGGAAGCCCTCGGCTCGGGAGGTGGAGCTGTGCTCACCGTTCCTCCAAAGGGAGATCGAGCTGATAGACCCCGTGTTGGTCCTGCTGGTGGGCTCGATGGCGATAGAGCGCTTCCTGGGCAGGATGCCTCTGGCGGAGGCCGTGGGGCAGCTGTTCTCCCGAGACGGCAGGTGGTGGCTCCCGCTGCCACATCCCTCGGGCGTCAGCAGGTGGCTGAACCATCCCGAGCATCGCGCGCTGGTGGAGGAAGCTCTGGAGAGGATGAGGGAGCTGCTGTCCTCCCTCGGGCTGTAG
- the rlmD gene encoding 23S rRNA (uracil(1939)-C(5))-methyltransferase RlmD, with translation MVSEQARQDLLQLTLTDMGAEGSAVGHQDSRTWFVDFGIPGEEVLVQPEQKKRRYSTGSVREVLTASPNRVDPPCPYFGTCGGCQWQHIAYEHQLELKRKLVIDQLAKRGGFESPPVTATLPSPQPYGYRNHARFSIDEEGRLGYVSRPGSGRRFMQIERCLILHPWINEALRTFQGKAAGHHQVQVRYGVHTGEYLVFPDLNAVEPSIPSGQRFYHEELLGHRFRISDSSFFQTNTLQAERMAQLVIERCQLRGEEVVVDAYAGVGTFAVLLAPRARRVIAIEESAAAVADAMVNIEGVPNIEYVRGKTEEVLGEMAEQPEVLILDPPRVGCHPKALQAVVSLAPARVVYVSCDPGSLARDLRKLCDGGYQLVEVTPVDMFPQTHHIECVATLVHS, from the coding sequence ATGGTATCGGAGCAAGCACGACAAGACCTGTTGCAGCTGACGCTGACGGATATGGGCGCCGAGGGGTCCGCGGTGGGCCACCAGGACTCCCGCACGTGGTTCGTGGACTTCGGCATCCCCGGCGAGGAGGTGCTGGTCCAGCCGGAGCAGAAGAAGCGCAGGTACTCCACCGGCAGCGTGCGGGAGGTGCTCACGGCCTCCCCCAACAGGGTGGACCCTCCATGCCCCTACTTCGGCACCTGCGGTGGATGCCAATGGCAGCATATAGCTTACGAGCACCAGCTGGAGCTCAAGAGGAAGTTGGTCATCGACCAGCTCGCCAAGCGCGGTGGGTTCGAATCTCCCCCAGTGACGGCCACATTGCCCTCGCCCCAGCCCTACGGCTACAGGAACCACGCGCGCTTCTCGATCGATGAGGAGGGCAGGCTGGGCTATGTGTCCAGGCCCGGTAGCGGTCGAAGGTTCATGCAGATAGAGCGGTGCCTCATCCTGCACCCCTGGATCAACGAGGCGCTCCGAACCTTCCAGGGCAAGGCGGCGGGGCACCATCAGGTGCAGGTGCGCTACGGAGTCCACACGGGCGAATACCTGGTGTTCCCCGACCTCAACGCCGTGGAGCCCTCCATCCCCTCCGGCCAGCGGTTCTACCACGAGGAGCTGCTGGGGCACAGGTTCCGCATATCCGACTCCTCCTTCTTCCAGACCAACACGCTGCAGGCGGAGAGGATGGCCCAGCTAGTGATCGAGAGGTGCCAGCTGAGGGGAGAAGAGGTCGTGGTGGATGCCTATGCCGGCGTGGGCACGTTCGCCGTGCTGCTCGCACCCAGGGCGCGCCGGGTGATCGCCATAGAGGAGTCGGCCGCGGCCGTGGCGGACGCCATGGTCAACATCGAGGGCGTGCCCAACATAGAGTACGTCCGGGGCAAGACCGAGGAGGTGCTCGGGGAGATGGCCGAGCAGCCGGAGGTGCTGATCCTGGACCCCCCCAGAGTGGGGTGCCACCCCAAGGCTCTCCAGGCCGTGGTGTCGCTGGCCCCAGCTAGGGTGGTCTACGTCTCCTGCGATCCGGGCAGCCTGGCGCGCGACCTGCGCAAGCTGTGCGATGGTGGCTACCAGCTGGTAGAGGTCACCCCGGTGGACATGTTCCCCCAGACCCACCACATCGAGTGCGTGGCGACCCTGGTCCACAGCTAA
- a CDS encoding ImmA/IrrE family metallo-endopeptidase — MRLLGASPRSWQEIEGIATQILRECCPERLVVPGRVNVLKIAQEYLPRAQGVLFAVGDTPPGIEAYVLFDTPLSPPRLVLSPKTYASLLEEGPRARFTTAHEIGHAVMHLADYRRLGNVLTRRMRLEPYRSAERQADVFASRLLMPTRAFLLAVREHGPDLGVLTDIFGTSLSTTRIRLRELGVLS, encoded by the coding sequence ATGAGGCTATTGGGGGCTTCGCCCCGTTCCTGGCAAGAGATAGAGGGGATAGCCACGCAGATCCTGCGCGAGTGTTGCCCAGAGAGGCTCGTCGTCCCGGGCAGGGTGAACGTGCTCAAGATAGCGCAGGAGTACCTGCCCCGAGCTCAGGGCGTGCTCTTCGCCGTGGGGGACACCCCTCCCGGGATCGAGGCCTACGTGCTGTTCGACACCCCCCTGTCTCCGCCCAGGCTGGTGCTCTCCCCCAAGACGTACGCCAGCCTGTTGGAGGAGGGCCCGAGGGCGCGATTCACCACCGCCCACGAGATAGGTCACGCTGTGATGCACCTGGCGGACTACCGACGGCTCGGCAACGTGCTGACCAGGAGGATGCGGCTGGAGCCCTATCGGTCGGCCGAGAGGCAGGCGGACGTGTTCGCCTCCAGACTGCTCATGCCCACGCGCGCCTTCCTGCTTGCCGTGAGGGAGCACGGCCCAGATCTCGGGGTGCTGACCGACATCTTCGGGACATCCCTGTCCACGACGCGCATACGCCTGCGGGAGCTGGGAGTGCTCAGCTAG
- a CDS encoding ClbS/DfsB family four-helix bundle protein, which yields MGRKEIILEQVQVGWESLHKLVDSLPYESLVMPPAYGAWSIKDHIAHICAWEKSLIALIEGAPRHQAMGIDEQDYESGTDAANRAIYAANKDRPLAEVLQDFRHTHARLMDRLSELTEEDLFEYRPYEDSDACLAEYVLGNTCDHYAEHLEAIRALAALS from the coding sequence ATGGGTCGTAAGGAGATCATCCTGGAGCAAGTACAGGTGGGCTGGGAGTCCCTGCACAAGCTGGTGGACAGCCTGCCTTACGAGAGCTTGGTGATGCCCCCAGCCTACGGCGCATGGAGCATCAAGGACCACATCGCGCACATCTGCGCCTGGGAGAAGAGCCTCATCGCCCTGATCGAGGGCGCGCCCCGGCACCAAGCCATGGGAATAGACGAGCAGGACTACGAGAGCGGTACGGACGCCGCCAACAGGGCCATCTACGCCGCCAACAAGGATCGCCCGCTGGCGGAGGTCCTGCAGGACTTCCGGCACACCCACGCCCGGCTGATGGACAGACTGAGCGAGCTCACGGAGGAGGATCTGTTCGAGTATCGCCCGTACGAGGACAGCGACGCCTGCCTGGCGGAGTACGTACTGGGCAACACCTGCGACCACTACGCCGAGCACCTGGAGGCCATAAGGGCGCTGGCGGCGCTCTCCTAG
- a CDS encoding response regulator, whose amino-acid sequence MSRPKILIVDDNPVALSLMRDTLELEESYEVLTTSDPREVLQLCREQLPDLVLMDLQMPKMDGYEVTRRLKADARTRDIPVVALTASRLSVEDMGRAMEAGCAGYLQKPVPRSLLLEAVQRYLRRQTTR is encoded by the coding sequence ATGAGCAGGCCCAAGATCCTCATCGTGGACGACAACCCCGTCGCCCTGAGCCTGATGCGGGACACGCTGGAGCTCGAGGAGTCCTACGAGGTGCTCACGACGAGCGACCCGCGAGAGGTCCTGCAGCTCTGTCGAGAGCAACTTCCAGATCTAGTGCTGATGGACCTGCAGATGCCCAAGATGGACGGCTACGAGGTCACCCGCCGCCTCAAAGCCGACGCCCGCACCCGCGATATCCCGGTGGTGGCCCTGACGGCCTCGCGGCTGAGCGTGGAGGATATGGGCCGTGCCATGGAGGCAGGCTGCGCCGGCTACCTGCAGAAGCCCGTGCCCAGGTCCCTGCTGCTCGAGGCCGTGCAGAGGTACCTGCGCAGGCAAACCACCAGGTAG
- a CDS encoding alpha/beta hydrolase family protein translates to MVKKLLPALLVILVLALWTRPGRVALKTTGIAFEVFPNSPVYPMRTFTRPPTVVRTKFPVGSASWDAWVYRPAGHGRFGALVFYIGIGPEHQNPHVVRLSRALARAGVVVMVPVSPNLSAFRVRPGEEEGAVAAFEWLRKRPYVDPDRVGFFGISVGGSMTAIAASDPRISRDVRLIDLFGAYYDARTLLAALVTHRIEVGGQWREWQPSPVPLQVLRTELLSYLSEGDRRAIQPLLDGKVRTVPPGLSPEGRATALMLLERDPSRMPNRIAALPPAMRDYLRRISPSTYVGGLRAELFLMHDRRDNIIPWTETLEFWEAARPARGKHLTILDIFRHVEPQGGNPLRLVWEGGKLWWHIYRVIYILG, encoded by the coding sequence ATGGTCAAGAAGTTGCTCCCAGCCCTGCTGGTGATCCTGGTGCTGGCGCTGTGGACTCGCCCCGGCCGGGTGGCGCTCAAAACCACCGGCATAGCCTTCGAGGTCTTCCCCAACTCGCCCGTGTACCCCATGCGCACCTTCACTCGGCCCCCTACCGTGGTGCGGACGAAGTTCCCTGTGGGCAGCGCCTCCTGGGACGCCTGGGTATACCGCCCGGCTGGACACGGTCGCTTCGGGGCGCTGGTATTCTATATAGGCATCGGGCCGGAGCACCAGAACCCACATGTGGTGCGCCTATCCAGGGCGCTGGCGCGGGCAGGCGTGGTGGTGATGGTGCCGGTGTCGCCCAACCTCTCCGCGTTCAGGGTCCGCCCGGGCGAGGAGGAGGGAGCGGTGGCGGCCTTCGAATGGCTCAGGAAGCGGCCCTACGTCGACCCCGACAGGGTAGGGTTCTTCGGCATCAGCGTAGGGGGCTCGATGACGGCCATAGCGGCCTCCGACCCGCGCATCTCCCGGGACGTGCGCCTGATCGATCTGTTCGGGGCCTACTACGACGCCCGCACGCTGCTCGCGGCGCTGGTCACCCACAGGATCGAGGTCGGCGGCCAGTGGCGTGAGTGGCAGCCCTCGCCGGTGCCGCTGCAGGTGCTGAGGACCGAGCTGCTGTCCTACCTCTCGGAGGGGGACAGACGGGCCATCCAGCCTCTGCTGGACGGCAAGGTGCGCACGGTGCCGCCCGGGCTAAGTCCCGAGGGCAGGGCTACCGCGCTCATGTTGCTGGAGCGGGACCCCTCCAGGATGCCCAACAGGATAGCCGCCCTCCCCCCTGCCATGCGGGATTATCTGAGACGGATCTCTCCCTCCACCTACGTGGGCGGCCTGAGGGCCGAACTCTTCCTGATGCACGACCGCCGAGACAACATCATCCCCTGGACGGAGACCCTGGAGTTCTGGGAGGCGGCCCGCCCCGCTCGGGGCAAGCACCTGACCATCCTGGACATCTTCAGGCACGTGGAGCCCCAGGGAGGCAATCCCCTCAGGCTGGTGTGGGAGGGCGGCAAGCTGTGGTGGCACATCTACCGGGTGATCTACATCCTGGGGTGA
- a CDS encoding ABC transporter substrate-binding protein, whose amino-acid sequence MSTYNGVSRRKFLKMSSAVGLAIALGGGLSACGSPSAPTPSATQVGGGATSGGSSPVRLDFWDMVWGPPEYIQTAKDLVKQFNDEHKSIQVNYRSIPWNNWYQTFTTAIGAGTAPDISTGAGYQAVQFYDSGAILPVDEVIEEWRKSGELEDFVPGSVDILKYDGHYVALPWAIDIRIPWYRTDMFEKAGVKEPTNWDELRAALKQLTGNGKYGMVASNDTGGTHYLYFFILNNGGGIFTKDRKLDWMNPRNVEAIKYLSSLVKDGSVSPASAGYSGDDASKAFGRGEAALKIDGPGFDQGFPADTAKKMAILPPIKGPHGDLGTVYWINNIMLYKQTKDPEATMEFLKWWSKNQKPLWTKGHNGQLPARKSFASDPYFKNDPRLSFINDKWVPVGKTVATHAPSIFPQLNAVEGQGVMQTLIQDILQGKDPVESMQKAEPQLKAIMGES is encoded by the coding sequence ATGTCGACGTACAATGGTGTCTCGCGCAGGAAGTTTCTCAAGATGTCCTCGGCCGTAGGGTTGGCGATCGCCTTGGGCGGTGGGTTGTCAGCCTGTGGATCTCCGAGCGCGCCCACTCCCAGCGCCACACAGGTGGGTGGAGGGGCTACCTCGGGTGGATCCAGCCCCGTCAGGCTCGACTTCTGGGACATGGTCTGGGGACCGCCCGAGTACATCCAGACGGCGAAGGATCTCGTCAAGCAGTTCAACGATGAACACAAGAGCATCCAGGTAAATTACCGCTCGATCCCCTGGAACAACTGGTATCAGACCTTTACCACTGCCATCGGTGCTGGCACAGCCCCGGATATCAGCACCGGCGCTGGTTATCAGGCAGTGCAGTTCTATGACTCGGGAGCTATTCTCCCCGTGGATGAGGTGATCGAGGAGTGGCGCAAGAGCGGTGAGCTTGAGGACTTCGTTCCCGGCTCCGTGGATATCCTCAAGTACGATGGCCACTACGTGGCGTTGCCTTGGGCGATCGATATCCGTATCCCTTGGTACCGCACGGATATGTTTGAGAAAGCTGGCGTGAAGGAGCCCACTAACTGGGATGAGCTCCGCGCCGCTCTCAAGCAGCTTACCGGTAACGGCAAGTACGGCATGGTGGCATCCAACGATACAGGCGGCACGCATTACCTGTACTTCTTCATCCTGAACAATGGGGGTGGGATATTCACGAAGGACAGGAAGCTAGACTGGATGAACCCCCGCAACGTGGAGGCGATCAAGTATCTGTCATCGCTTGTCAAGGATGGCTCGGTGTCGCCTGCGAGTGCGGGCTACTCCGGAGACGATGCCAGTAAGGCGTTCGGTAGGGGGGAGGCCGCTCTCAAGATCGATGGTCCGGGCTTTGACCAGGGGTTCCCAGCCGACACCGCTAAGAAGATGGCCATCCTACCTCCTATCAAGGGTCCTCACGGTGACCTGGGTACGGTTTACTGGATCAACAACATCATGCTGTACAAGCAAACTAAGGATCCAGAGGCCACCATGGAGTTCCTCAAGTGGTGGTCCAAGAATCAGAAGCCGCTGTGGACTAAGGGCCACAACGGACAGCTGCCGGCCCGCAAGTCGTTTGCCTCGGATCCCTACTTCAAGAACGATCCCAGGCTTAGCTTCATCAACGATAAATGGGTGCCGGTCGGCAAGACCGTCGCCACCCATGCTCCTTCCATCTTCCCCCAGCTCAACGCTGTGGAGGGTCAGGGGGTCATGCAGACGCTGATACAGGACATCTTGCAGGGGAAGGACCCCGTCGAGTCCATGCAGAAAGCCGAGCCTCAGCTCAAGGCGATAATGGGAGAGTCCTAG
- a CDS encoding alpha-L-rhamnosidase produces MRIERVRFERSLGGFGLGSSRPRLSWRVETDLRDWMQAGYEVELYDGDGELVGSTGRVESGESVWVAWPFEPLESRQRAGVRVRVWGEDGSESDWSELAWLEVGLLAREDWQGVFITPDWEEDTSVANPCPYLRKTFQVAGDVRRARLYVTGLGVYEVELNGRRVGDHVLSPGWTSYRHRMLYETFDVTGLLREGANCMGAILGDGWYRGRLGFGGGRRNLYGERLGLLAQLEVEYGDGSRQVVVTDGSWRASRGPILESGIYDGEVYDARLEMDGWSTAEYDDSGWAGTRELAWPTEVLEPLEVPVRRTQEVGSREIMRSPSGKTIVDFGQNLVGRVRLRVRGPRGQRVRLRHAEVLEGGELCTRTLRTARATDEYVLRGEGEEEWEPRFTFHGFRYVEVEGWPGELRAEDLVAVVCHSDMERIGWFGCSDPLVERLHENVVWSMRGNFLHIPTDCPQRDERLGWTGDIQVFSPTACFLYDTAGFLASWLRDVALDQDESGAVPFVVPNALGGQVIPAAAWGDAAVVVPWVLYQRYGDVGVLEAQWESMRGWVDCVERLAGEKRLWDRGFQFGDWLDPAAPPEDPAAARTAAEIVATAYFARSAELVGRAGEVLGKWEESRRYLGLAQEVREAFAGEYVTPHGRVMSDAQTAYSLAICFGLLPEAEQRRRAGERLAELVRREGYRIGTGFVGTPLICDALCESGHVEEAYRLLLSRECPSWLYPVTMGATTIWERWDSLRPDGSVNPGEMTSFNHYALGAVADWLHRRVCGLAAGEAGYRVLEVRPVVWRGLEYAWARHMTPYGLAESGWKLEGEELEVRVVVPAGCRARVSLPGGGEQEVGSGEHVWRYSYRLPRGPRVTLDSAVREVREDEEAWEVVTRYLPELLSMPARRLERMGSLRDLLASALAFGDRLQRLERELARLNSERGY; encoded by the coding sequence TTGAGGATAGAGAGGGTAAGGTTTGAGAGGAGTCTGGGAGGTTTTGGGCTTGGGAGCAGTAGGCCCAGGTTGTCGTGGAGGGTGGAGACGGATCTCAGGGACTGGATGCAGGCGGGGTATGAGGTGGAGCTGTACGATGGGGATGGGGAGCTGGTGGGGAGCACCGGCAGGGTGGAGTCTGGGGAGTCGGTGTGGGTGGCTTGGCCTTTTGAGCCCCTGGAGTCCAGGCAGAGGGCCGGGGTGAGGGTCAGGGTGTGGGGAGAGGATGGTTCGGAGTCGGACTGGAGCGAGCTGGCGTGGCTGGAGGTGGGGCTGCTTGCCCGTGAGGATTGGCAGGGGGTGTTCATCACTCCCGACTGGGAGGAGGACACGAGCGTGGCCAATCCCTGTCCCTACCTGCGCAAGACCTTCCAGGTGGCAGGGGATGTCAGGCGAGCCAGGCTGTACGTGACGGGGCTTGGGGTGTACGAGGTGGAGCTCAACGGGCGGCGTGTGGGGGATCACGTGCTGTCTCCTGGATGGACGAGCTACAGGCACAGGATGCTGTACGAGACGTTCGACGTCACGGGGCTGTTGCGCGAGGGTGCCAACTGCATGGGAGCGATATTGGGGGATGGCTGGTACCGAGGCAGGCTGGGTTTTGGGGGAGGCAGGCGGAACCTGTATGGGGAGAGGTTGGGGTTGTTGGCGCAGCTGGAGGTGGAGTATGGGGATGGGAGCAGGCAGGTGGTGGTCACGGATGGTTCGTGGCGTGCCAGCAGGGGGCCCATCCTGGAGTCCGGCATCTACGATGGGGAGGTGTACGATGCCCGGTTGGAGATGGATGGGTGGTCGACCGCGGAGTACGATGACTCCGGGTGGGCCGGCACGAGGGAGCTGGCGTGGCCGACGGAGGTTTTGGAGCCTTTGGAGGTGCCCGTGCGGCGGACGCAGGAGGTGGGCTCGCGGGAGATAATGCGGTCGCCCTCAGGCAAGACGATCGTGGACTTTGGGCAGAACCTGGTGGGGCGGGTGAGGCTGAGGGTGAGAGGGCCCAGGGGGCAGAGGGTGAGGTTGAGGCATGCGGAGGTGTTGGAGGGAGGGGAGCTGTGCACGCGGACGCTGCGGACGGCCCGTGCCACGGACGAGTACGTGCTGCGTGGGGAGGGGGAGGAGGAGTGGGAGCCGCGGTTCACCTTTCACGGTTTTCGGTATGTGGAGGTGGAGGGGTGGCCTGGGGAGCTGAGGGCTGAGGATCTGGTGGCGGTGGTGTGCCACTCGGACATGGAGCGGATAGGGTGGTTTGGGTGCTCGGATCCGCTGGTGGAGCGGCTGCACGAGAACGTGGTGTGGAGCATGCGGGGCAACTTCCTGCACATCCCGACGGACTGTCCACAGAGGGACGAGCGGCTGGGGTGGACAGGGGACATCCAGGTGTTCTCGCCGACGGCGTGTTTTCTGTACGACACGGCTGGTTTTCTGGCGTCGTGGCTGAGGGACGTGGCGTTGGATCAGGACGAGAGCGGGGCGGTGCCGTTTGTGGTGCCGAATGCGCTTGGGGGGCAGGTGATACCCGCTGCCGCGTGGGGGGATGCGGCGGTGGTGGTGCCGTGGGTGCTGTACCAGCGGTACGGGGACGTGGGGGTGTTGGAGGCGCAGTGGGAGAGCATGCGTGGGTGGGTGGACTGTGTGGAGAGGTTGGCTGGGGAAAAGAGGCTGTGGGATAGGGGCTTCCAGTTTGGGGACTGGCTGGATCCTGCGGCTCCCCCGGAGGATCCGGCGGCGGCCAGGACGGCGGCGGAGATCGTGGCGACGGCGTACTTTGCGCGGTCGGCGGAGCTGGTGGGGCGAGCTGGGGAGGTGCTGGGCAAGTGGGAGGAGAGCCGGAGGTATCTGGGTTTGGCGCAGGAGGTGAGGGAGGCGTTTGCTGGGGAGTACGTGACGCCGCATGGGCGTGTGATGAGCGATGCGCAGACGGCGTACTCGCTGGCGATCTGCTTTGGGCTGTTGCCGGAGGCCGAGCAGCGGCGGCGAGCTGGGGAGAGGCTGGCGGAGCTGGTGAGAAGGGAGGGGTACAGGATAGGGACTGGTTTTGTGGGCACGCCGCTGATCTGCGATGCGTTGTGTGAGAGTGGGCACGTGGAGGAGGCGTACAGGCTGCTGCTGAGTCGGGAGTGTCCGTCGTGGCTGTATCCTGTGACGATGGGTGCGACGACGATCTGGGAGAGGTGGGACAGCCTGAGGCCTGATGGGAGTGTCAATCCTGGGGAGATGACGTCGTTCAACCACTACGCGTTGGGTGCGGTGGCGGACTGGCTGCACAGGCGGGTGTGTGGGCTGGCGGCTGGGGAGGCTGGGTACCGTGTGCTGGAGGTGAGGCCGGTGGTGTGGAGGGGCTTGGAGTACGCGTGGGCCCGGCACATGACGCCGTACGGGCTGGCGGAGAGCGGGTGGAAGTTGGAGGGGGAGGAGCTGGAGGTGAGGGTGGTGGTGCCTGCCGGGTGCAGGGCGAGGGTGAGCCTGCCCGGGGGAGGGGAGCAGGAGGTGGGCAGCGGGGAGCATGTGTGGAGGTACAGCTACCGGTTGCCTCGTGGGCCCAGGGTGACGCTGGACAGTGCTGTGAGGGAGGTGAGGGAGGACGAGGAGGCCTGGGAGGTGGTCACTCGATACCTGCCCGAGCTGCTGTCGATGCCCGCCAGGAGGCTGGAGAGGATGGGGAGCTTGAGGGACTTGCTGGCCAGTGCCCTGGCGTTCGGCGACAGGCTCCAGCGCCTGGAGAGGGAGCTGGCCAGGCTCAACAGCGAGCGCGGCTACTAG
- a CDS encoding YeiH family protein, which yields MSTLARKGLSEDWWSVILGLFLVVIVWLAYVLGRPLDFLQHAIPQPWPQNPLLSNLASHWGEYLLLWASLLVLTGIAVHSLGGDLGRYIAGFTLLFLLALIVLVVGSQQALKKYGLEYPFWALVIGLVLGNVLQLPGWLRAASGRTELFIKTSIVLLGANLPFSIVAKSGPKAFLEALLIVAAGFLVTFLVGSRLGVDPIYLSVIGAGASVCGVSAAIAVGNTVRAKSRQVGYVVSLVVLYGLVLIFVLPLLVHFLGLSQTVGGAWIGGSELADASGAAAAAILGEEAVKAFSLVKLSRDVLISVVCLLLGGIAVTRWSAEEQGGSAFSRLWARFPKFVLAFLVASLLSTWWQGRYGQEFAADFTGNLNAARTWLFTLTFLGIGLGTRFQEMREVGGPAIRIFTVTVLANVLIGGLLAVWLFS from the coding sequence ATGTCAACTCTGGCGCGTAAGGGGCTTTCCGAGGACTGGTGGTCCGTTATCCTGGGGTTATTCCTGGTGGTGATCGTGTGGCTAGCGTACGTCTTAGGCCGGCCACTGGACTTCCTGCAGCACGCTATCCCACAGCCTTGGCCACAAAACCCGCTGCTGTCGAACCTGGCAAGCCACTGGGGGGAGTACCTGCTGCTGTGGGCGTCATTATTAGTGCTTACCGGGATAGCTGTGCACAGCTTGGGAGGGGATCTAGGTCGCTACATCGCTGGCTTCACGCTGCTGTTCCTGCTGGCCCTCATCGTGCTGGTGGTGGGCAGCCAGCAAGCGCTCAAGAAATATGGGCTCGAGTATCCATTCTGGGCGCTCGTGATAGGACTTGTCCTGGGCAACGTCCTGCAGCTGCCGGGCTGGCTGCGGGCGGCATCGGGGCGCACCGAGCTGTTCATCAAGACCTCGATCGTGCTGCTCGGCGCCAACCTGCCCTTCTCGATCGTCGCCAAGAGCGGGCCCAAGGCTTTCCTGGAGGCGCTGCTGATAGTAGCTGCCGGCTTCCTGGTGACCTTCCTGGTGGGGTCGCGCCTGGGGGTCGATCCCATATACTTGTCGGTGATCGGCGCGGGGGCATCCGTGTGCGGGGTTTCCGCGGCGATAGCGGTGGGCAACACCGTGCGGGCGAAATCACGACAGGTGGGATATGTGGTGTCGCTCGTGGTGCTGTACGGCCTGGTGCTGATCTTCGTGCTGCCCCTGCTGGTGCACTTCTTGGGGCTCTCGCAGACCGTGGGCGGCGCGTGGATAGGGGGCTCGGAGCTGGCTGATGCTTCGGGCGCAGCCGCGGCAGCGATCCTGGGCGAGGAGGCCGTGAAGGCTTTCTCCCTGGTGAAGCTCAGCAGGGATGTGCTCATCAGCGTGGTCTGCCTCCTGCTGGGCGGGATAGCTGTGACCCGCTGGAGCGCCGAGGAGCAGGGAGGCTCGGCTTTCTCCAGGCTGTGGGCCAGGTTCCCCAAGTTCGTGCTGGCGTTCCTGGTGGCCTCCCTGCTGTCCACTTGGTGGCAGGGCAGGTACGGGCAGGAGTTCGCCGCCGACTTCACAGGCAACCTCAACGCCGCCCGTACCTGGCTATTCACCTTGACGTTCCTGGGTATAGGGCTGGGCACCCGCTTCCAGGAGATGCGAGAGGTGGGTGGGCCCGCCATCCGCATCTTCACGGTCACCGTACTGGCCAACGTGCTGATTGGGGGGCTGCTTGCGGTCTGGCTGTTCTCCTAG